A single Acidobacteriota bacterium DNA region contains:
- the accC gene encoding acetyl-CoA carboxylase biotin carboxylase subunit, which produces MFGKILIANRGEIALRVICACKELGIPTVAVYSEADRYSLHVRFADEAVCIGPAKSSESYLNVAAIISAAEITGADAIHPGYGFLAENPKFADVCETCKLTFIGPPPQAIHLMGDKNMARKRMAELGLPVLPGTEVLTSEEEALGAADEIGYPVMVKAAAGGGGKGMRIINSPAELPNLLQMAQNEAEASFGSSDVYLEKYISSPRHIEFQVMADTHGRVIHLGERECTIQRRHQKVLEESPSTQIDAETRREIGCKVIRALKEVGYTNAGTVEFLMDENRDLYFLEMNARIQVEHPVTEMVTGLDLVKMQIQVAAGLSLPVEGDTVGLRGHSIECRICAEDPETFAPSAGKITGFHVPGGTGVRVDTAAYAESIIPPYYDSLIAKLVVHGKDRPEAIQRMARALEMFIIEGISTSIPLQEKILADADFRAGRFDTQFLNRFSRNGTGK; this is translated from the coding sequence ATGTTTGGGAAGATTCTGATAGCTAATCGGGGAGAAATTGCGCTGCGGGTGATCTGCGCCTGCAAGGAACTGGGAATCCCCACCGTCGCCGTTTATTCTGAGGCTGACCGCTATTCGCTCCACGTGCGATTTGCGGATGAGGCCGTCTGCATCGGTCCGGCAAAGAGCTCGGAAAGTTATCTCAACGTGGCGGCCATCATCTCAGCAGCGGAGATAACGGGCGCGGATGCCATCCATCCCGGGTACGGCTTCCTGGCTGAAAACCCCAAATTTGCCGATGTCTGTGAAACCTGCAAGCTGACCTTTATCGGCCCCCCGCCCCAGGCGATCCATCTGATGGGCGACAAAAACATGGCGCGAAAGCGCATGGCGGAACTCGGCTTGCCCGTTCTTCCCGGGACGGAAGTGCTCACGTCCGAAGAAGAAGCCCTGGGGGCCGCGGATGAGATCGGCTATCCCGTTATGGTGAAGGCTGCGGCGGGTGGCGGCGGCAAAGGAATGCGGATTATCAACTCTCCCGCGGAGCTGCCAAATCTCCTCCAGATGGCGCAAAACGAAGCCGAAGCATCCTTCGGTTCGTCGGATGTATATCTTGAGAAGTATATTTCGTCTCCCCGGCATATCGAATTTCAGGTGATGGCAGACACGCATGGGAGGGTCATTCATCTTGGCGAGCGCGAATGCACCATCCAGCGGCGCCACCAGAAAGTGCTGGAAGAATCGCCTTCCACCCAGATCGATGCTGAGACCCGGCGGGAGATAGGCTGTAAAGTGATCCGCGCGCTCAAGGAAGTTGGTTATACGAACGCCGGGACGGTAGAATTCCTGATGGACGAAAACCGTGACCTTTATTTCCTTGAGATGAATGCCAGGATTCAGGTGGAACATCCTGTGACAGAGATGGTGACGGGACTTGACCTGGTGAAGATGCAAATCCAGGTTGCCGCCGGCCTTTCGCTTCCCGTTGAAGGCGACACCGTCGGCCTTCGTGGCCACTCCATTGAATGCCGGATTTGCGCGGAAGATCCTGAGACGTTTGCGCCGTCGGCCGGCAAAATCACCGGGTTCCATGTGCCTGGAGGCACCGGCGTCCGGGTTGACACGGCTGCCTATGCGGAATCGATCATTCCACCTTACTACGACTCGCTGATTGCCAAGCTCGTGGTCCATGGGAAAGACCGTCCTGAAGCTATACAGAGAATGGCGCGGGCCCTTGAGATGTTTATCATCGAAGGAATTTCCACTTCTATTCCGTTGCAGGAAAAGATCCTTGCTGATGCCGACTTTCGCGCCGGCAGATTTGACACCCAGTTTCTCAATCGTTTCAGCCGCAACGGTACGGGCAAGTGA
- a CDS encoding aminopeptidase P family protein: protein MNPSEIQHLNAARRQRLQEQFERKKIASLLVTSLPNIYYLTGFRGSAGVALVGPSETILWVDPRYTLQATEQAVGVEVIEAKSGLLKEAAGWIRKKRLGPVGYDDAVMTCREFAGLERVGGRSRRWVPAGGMVEDLRTIKDSVESEWIRKAGKLTAEVFEEVRSRIRPGARESELAAEIEYRMKRKGAEGAAFETIVASGERSAWPHARPSAKLLRENDLVIFDLGAILAGYAADMTRTLYLGKPPARVRTLYNKVREAQERAIQVARAGRLTGDVDAVARKVLKSRKLERYFTHSTGHGVGLEIHEMPRVSRGDKGRLRPGYVITVEPGVYLEGLGGVRIEDTVLVTDGNPEVLTPASKDIWSVVQD from the coding sequence ATGAATCCAAGCGAAATTCAGCACCTAAACGCGGCCAGGCGGCAGCGCTTGCAGGAGCAATTTGAGCGTAAAAAGATCGCCTCTTTGCTCGTTACCAGCCTGCCCAACATTTATTACCTTACAGGTTTCCGCGGCAGCGCCGGAGTGGCGCTGGTGGGCCCGTCGGAGACCATCCTGTGGGTTGACCCGCGGTATACTCTGCAGGCGACTGAACAAGCAGTGGGAGTCGAAGTTATTGAGGCAAAGAGTGGCCTTTTGAAGGAGGCCGCGGGCTGGATTCGGAAAAAGCGCCTGGGGCCTGTGGGCTATGATGATGCGGTTATGACCTGCCGTGAGTTCGCCGGTCTCGAACGGGTCGGCGGCCGCAGCCGGCGATGGGTTCCGGCGGGTGGAATGGTCGAAGACCTGCGGACCATCAAGGACTCCGTGGAGTCTGAGTGGATTCGGAAGGCTGGGAAGCTCACCGCCGAGGTTTTCGAAGAGGTCAGGAGCAGGATTCGTCCAGGAGCGAGGGAAAGCGAATTGGCGGCTGAAATTGAATACCGGATGAAGCGGAAAGGCGCCGAAGGCGCGGCTTTCGAAACCATCGTGGCTTCCGGAGAGCGGAGCGCCTGGCCGCACGCCAGGCCGTCTGCCAAGTTGTTGAGAGAAAACGACTTGGTTATCTTTGATCTCGGTGCTATACTTGCTGGATATGCAGCCGATATGACGCGGACCCTTTATCTGGGAAAGCCGCCAGCTCGGGTTCGGACGCTCTACAACAAGGTACGCGAGGCCCAAGAACGCGCAATTCAGGTAGCGCGGGCAGGAAGGCTGACCGGAGACGTCGATGCGGTTGCCCGTAAGGTCCTGAAAAGTAGAAAGCTGGAGCGGTATTTCACGCACAGCACGGGGCACGGCGTAGGGCTTGAAATCCATGAAATGCCACGGGTAAGCCGCGGTGATAAAGGGCGGCTTCGGCCGGGGTATGTTATAACAGTAGAGCCGGGCGTATATCTGGAAGGTTTAGGGGGAGTTCGGATTGAGGACACGGTCCTGGTGACCGATGGCAATCCGGAGGTTCTGACACCTGCCAGCAAAGACATCTGGTCTGTAGTTCAGGACTGA
- the pilQ gene encoding type IV pilus secretin PilQ produces MKRNYPFALAVIFAVMGLSWGPLLQGNAKASRVPPKDRAGAQAVGGANEIGGTPSREGPLLSRLTGISIQTVDGGEGTAIEVKTNRPTRYRVMRMDQPDRLVLDLEGAQNVTNRWRYPSHSVLLERVRVGLFSRQHGGIVRVVADLRGSPDYSMNQQPYGFRIELTRKGSSGKLGGHHTADSVTPTQEPLAAGTAEVRQVAETTPKQPASKELIEPAPPKSPITALMNAPPGPVRKETVAVAQGPAAPAGSPQQPKEQEFAGAVHAEKAAKIMATAQEPAARGADIPVTQNAQPQDGPKYTGKRISLNLKGVDLKDFFRLIHEISGLNIIVDPDVTGSVTVVLDDVPWDQALALVLNNNGLGDRLEGNVLRIARLTTLTSEEEEKKKLAIASEDTAPLITVFRPLSYAKAATIAALLKTWVGGGALSQRGSVLVDERSNTLIISDIASHVPRIESVISKLDRKAQQISIQARIIRATSDFTRNLSTALSLAQRNGSGSVMLGGATGSPVSAEPLTPPRVTMSPATGFGVFVLSNLGRNYAINAAIAAAETRDQAKTISQPSIVTQNNVEGTVIQGTQIPIQTTINNTISVQYVQASLQLKVTPQVTQDGNVFLTIAVENSSPGPALTFAGPTINTQSATTQVLVPDGGTVVFGGVTVHIKSNSSTGVPLLDSIPILGHLFKSTTSQSNDQELLFFVTPRILT; encoded by the coding sequence ATGAAGCGAAACTACCCTTTCGCGCTGGCAGTCATATTCGCCGTAATGGGTTTGTCCTGGGGACCCTTGCTGCAGGGCAATGCGAAGGCGTCCAGGGTCCCGCCAAAAGACCGCGCCGGCGCGCAAGCAGTTGGCGGCGCGAACGAGATTGGTGGGACCCCTTCCCGGGAAGGACCGTTGTTGAGCCGGTTGACCGGCATTTCGATCCAAACAGTGGATGGCGGTGAAGGAACCGCCATTGAGGTTAAAACCAACCGTCCTACCAGGTACCGCGTCATGCGCATGGACCAACCGGACCGGCTTGTGCTGGACCTGGAAGGCGCGCAAAACGTGACAAACCGCTGGCGGTATCCTTCTCACTCGGTGCTGCTGGAAAGGGTCAGGGTGGGGCTATTTAGCCGTCAACATGGAGGAATTGTCCGGGTTGTTGCGGACCTTCGAGGCAGTCCCGATTACAGCATGAACCAGCAACCTTACGGATTCCGAATCGAACTGACCCGCAAAGGCAGCAGCGGGAAACTGGGCGGGCACCACACCGCAGATTCCGTTACACCGACGCAGGAGCCGTTAGCAGCGGGCACGGCGGAGGTCCGTCAGGTTGCAGAAACCACCCCAAAGCAGCCGGCTTCGAAAGAGCTAATTGAGCCTGCGCCGCCAAAGTCGCCGATCACCGCATTGATGAACGCGCCGCCGGGGCCGGTCCGCAAGGAGACAGTGGCAGTGGCACAAGGGCCTGCGGCGCCGGCCGGGAGCCCACAGCAACCCAAAGAGCAGGAGTTTGCAGGGGCTGTTCACGCGGAAAAAGCTGCGAAAATTATGGCCACAGCCCAGGAACCGGCCGCCAGAGGTGCTGATATTCCGGTTACACAGAACGCGCAACCGCAAGACGGCCCAAAGTATACCGGCAAGCGAATTTCTCTGAACTTGAAAGGAGTAGATCTCAAAGACTTCTTCCGGTTGATCCACGAGATCAGCGGCTTGAACATCATTGTTGACCCGGACGTTACCGGCAGCGTTACGGTCGTGCTTGACGATGTTCCCTGGGACCAGGCTCTGGCGCTCGTGCTTAATAACAATGGGCTTGGCGACCGCCTGGAAGGGAACGTCCTGCGCATTGCCAGGCTCACCACGTTGACAAGCGAAGAGGAAGAAAAAAAGAAGCTGGCTATCGCCAGTGAAGATACAGCGCCACTGATCACCGTTTTCCGCCCGTTGAGTTATGCCAAAGCGGCTACCATCGCGGCCCTGCTGAAAACCTGGGTAGGCGGAGGTGCGTTAAGCCAGCGGGGAAGTGTCCTTGTGGATGAGCGCAGCAATACTCTGATCATTTCTGATATTGCCTCGCATGTTCCCCGGATCGAGTCCGTTATCAGCAAGCTGGACAGGAAGGCCCAGCAGATTTCAATCCAGGCTCGTATTATCCGGGCCACTTCAGATTTTACGCGGAACCTTTCAACGGCGCTTTCGCTCGCCCAGAGGAACGGTTCGGGAAGCGTCATGTTGGGGGGCGCCACAGGCAGCCCGGTCTCCGCTGAACCGCTTACACCACCAAGGGTAACGATGTCTCCGGCTACGGGTTTCGGCGTGTTTGTGCTATCCAACCTGGGCAGGAACTACGCGATTAATGCGGCCATCGCGGCAGCCGAAACGCGCGATCAGGCCAAGACCATTTCACAGCCTTCTATCGTGACCCAGAACAACGTGGAAGGGACAGTCATTCAGGGGACGCAGATTCCGATCCAGACGACGATCAATAACACGATCAGCGTCCAGTACGTGCAGGCATCGCTGCAGTTGAAGGTTACGCCCCAGGTGACTCAGGACGGAAACGTCTTCCTGACGATCGCTGTCGAGAATTCCTCGCCAGGTCCGGCCCTGACCTTTGCCGGGCCGACCATTAATACGCAATCGGCAACCACCCAGGTGCTTGTCCCGGACGGCGGAACCGTTGTCTTTGGCGGCGTCACGGTCCATATCAAGTCGAATTCGTCCACCGGCGTCCCTTTGCTCGACAGCATCCCTATACTCGGGCATCTCTTCAAGAGCACAACCTCGCAAAGCAATGATCAGGAACTGCTGTTTTTTGTCACTCCCAGGATCCTGACCTAA
- the accB gene encoding acetyl-CoA carboxylase biotin carboxyl carrier protein: protein MPAKKPSRAGEAESERSWELKEIQQLIDLLIEREVAEFEMEKNGTRIRILRQVSAGSAPVLPSPVNSSGDSPWQASEPVAATVLPHESAAPEPQPEAPSENANVLKSPIVGTYFAAPSPDAPPFVSVGDRVQVGQVLCIVEAMKLMNEIESEFAGEIVRIHVENGQPVEYGQPLFTIKPS from the coding sequence ATGCCTGCCAAGAAACCATCCCGCGCAGGGGAAGCAGAGTCCGAGCGGAGCTGGGAGCTCAAAGAGATCCAGCAACTGATCGACCTGCTGATTGAGCGGGAAGTTGCAGAATTTGAGATGGAAAAGAACGGGACTCGAATCCGCATCTTGCGACAGGTCTCCGCCGGATCGGCTCCAGTTTTGCCTTCTCCTGTGAACTCGAGTGGCGATTCCCCCTGGCAGGCTTCTGAACCTGTTGCCGCGACAGTACTACCCCATGAGTCTGCGGCACCGGAGCCGCAGCCCGAAGCGCCTTCAGAGAACGCAAACGTGCTGAAGTCGCCAATCGTCGGGACGTACTTTGCTGCGCCTTCGCCGGACGCCCCTCCGTTTGTCAGTGTGGGTGACCGCGTCCAGGTGGGCCAGGTGCTTTGCATTGTTGAAGCCATGAAACTGATGAATGAGATCGAGTCGGAATTTGCCGGCGAGATTGTGCGTATCCATGTTGAAAACGGCCAGCCGGTAGAATACGGACAGCCCCTCTTTACCATCAAGCCTTCTTAA